The following coding sequences lie in one Candoia aspera isolate rCanAsp1 chromosome 11, rCanAsp1.hap2, whole genome shotgun sequence genomic window:
- the LOC134504030 gene encoding C-signal-like, producing MAKATDFSVFSVLVTGSNRGIGLGLVKRFLELPSPPKWVFATTRDLKAEKSKEVKELARKHPNLVVLQLDVADLESIQAAVKDVEKCVGDGGLTILINNAGTWAFTDLTTENAKDMMRIYSINTIGPLQMSQAFLPLLKKAAQRSPRQGLSCSKAAIINISTIGGSIELMAYWDKGQGISYRCSKAALNMLTKCQSLEYPAHGILTVPIHPGLVKTRDSPVLEITVEESTQGIMTVLSMLSEEDNGTFLDWLGCRVPW from the exons ATGGCAAAGGCAACCGACTTCTCCGTTTTCAGCGTTCTGGTGACGGGATCCAATCGGGGGATTGGCCTCGGTCTGGTGAAGAGGTTTCTAGAGCTGCCCTCTCCACCCAAATGGGTCTTTGCTACCACCCGTGATCTGAAGGCAGAGAAAAGCAAG GAGGTAAAAGAGTTGGCACGCAAGCATCCCAATCTGGTGGTGTTGCAATTAG ATGTCGCTGATCTTGAGAGCATCCAGGCAGCTGTGAAAGATGTGGAAAAGTGTGTTGGAGATGGTGGGCTGACCATCCTCATCAACAATGCTGGCACTTGGGCGTTTACTGACCTGACAACAGAAAATGCCAAGGATATGATGAGAATTTATTCCATCAATACCATTGGCCCACTGCAAATGAGTCAG GCCTTTCTGCCCCTGTTGAAGAAGGCAGCCCAGAGAAGTCCAAGGCAAGGGTTGAGCTGCAGCAAGGCCGCCATTATCAATATATCCACTATTGGAGGCTCAATTGAACTTATGGCTTATTGGGATAAAGGACAGGGAATTTCATATCGCTGCAGTAAG GCTGCTTTAAACATGCTCACCAAGTGCCAGTCTCTCGAGTATCCAGCCCATGGGATTCTGACTGTCCCCATCCATCCTGGTTTAGTGAAAACCCGTGACAGCCCAGTT CTGGAAATCACTGTAGAAGAGAGCACGCAAGGTATCATGACTGTGCTGTCCATGCTTTCTGAAGAGGACAACGGGACCTTTCTGGATTGGTTGGGTTGTCGAGTTCCTTGGTGA